One Candidatus Planktophila sp. genomic region harbors:
- a CDS encoding TerC family protein, with protein sequence MEPAHIWLVTLGALTAVIIFDLILAILRRNTETTTTEATIWTIVYVSSAIVFGLLMPNWTADPNAQKEFFAGWMTEYALSVDNIFVFVIIMNRLKVEKNRQQLVLLLGILIALVLRGGFIAAGSAIIGRFSSAFFIFGAFLIYTAYRLLLDDKVEEEWKEARVVAWMRGRGASTFLIALISLGFTDLVFALDSIPAIFGITRDPYIVVCANIFALMGLRQLYFLLQSLLNRLIFLSKGLSFILAFIGVKMVIEAFHGIGVHEILNVGLPHITIEFSLGVIVMALAITAAASLTATRRDGSAII encoded by the coding sequence ATGGAACCTGCGCACATTTGGCTTGTTACTCTTGGAGCTCTCACAGCGGTCATTATCTTTGACTTAATTTTAGCTATTTTGCGTCGTAACACAGAGACCACAACAACCGAGGCAACGATTTGGACCATCGTTTATGTCTCCTCGGCGATCGTATTCGGTCTACTAATGCCAAACTGGACCGCGGATCCAAATGCACAAAAAGAATTTTTTGCTGGATGGATGACGGAATATGCCCTGTCAGTCGATAACATTTTTGTTTTTGTCATAATTATGAACCGCCTCAAGGTTGAAAAGAACCGACAGCAGTTAGTTCTACTTCTAGGGATTCTAATTGCACTGGTTTTGCGCGGTGGATTTATTGCTGCAGGCAGTGCCATCATTGGTAGATTCTCGTCAGCTTTTTTCATCTTTGGGGCATTCCTTATTTACACTGCTTATCGTCTCCTGCTTGATGACAAAGTTGAAGAAGAGTGGAAAGAGGCTCGAGTTGTTGCTTGGATGAGAGGGCGAGGTGCTTCAACATTTTTGATAGCCCTAATTTCACTAGGATTTACCGATCTAGTTTTTGCCTTGGATTCAATTCCAGCGATTTTTGGAATTACACGGGATCCATACATCGTTGTCTGCGCAAATATATTTGCTCTCATGGGTCTACGCCAACTCTACTTCTTACTCCAAAGCCTGCTCAATCGGCTCATTTTTCTTTCTAAAGGACTTTCATTTATTCTGGCTTTCATTGGAGTCAAAATGGTGATTGAAGCCTTTCATGGAATTGGAGTTCATGAGATTCTAAATGTTGGACTTCCCCACATCACAATCGAATTCAGCCTTGGCGTAATAGTTATGGCCTTAGCTATTACAGCTGCAGCTAGTTTGACTGCTACTCGGCGCGATGGAAGTGCAATTATTTAG
- a CDS encoding PLP-dependent transferase: MKKHPETVAISAGRPEVGPDAALNPPVVLTSTFHSGGEIGYGRYGNQTWKSLEEAIGELEGGSTLVFSSGMAAISAVFSILPIGAPVVASNQGYSGVMVLLNSFQESGRLEVRFVDVVDTQSVIDAMKGAALVWLESPTNPGLDVADLMSIIAAAKKLGIGVGVDNTFATPLVQTPLAMGADIVMHSVTKFLSGHSDVLMGSLSTKDPALLKRLQDSRSFNGSIPGPFETWLALRGLRTFPLRFNKSQESAKTLVEKLKAHPKISRVRYPGFGAIISFEVNGTAEETQKICESSTLIAHATSLGGVESLWERRRRWPMESLSVPEQLIRLSVGCEHVDDIWSDINLALAAI; the protein is encoded by the coding sequence ATGAAAAAACATCCCGAGACAGTTGCCATTAGTGCAGGCAGACCAGAAGTTGGTCCTGATGCCGCCCTTAACCCACCAGTAGTTTTAACATCAACTTTTCATTCAGGTGGAGAAATTGGTTATGGACGTTATGGAAATCAAACGTGGAAGTCGCTAGAAGAGGCTATTGGCGAGCTTGAAGGTGGATCAACGTTGGTCTTTTCATCAGGAATGGCCGCAATTAGCGCCGTTTTTTCAATTTTGCCTATTGGCGCGCCAGTCGTTGCATCTAATCAGGGATATAGCGGCGTCATGGTTCTTCTCAACTCTTTTCAAGAGAGTGGCCGGTTAGAAGTTCGATTTGTTGATGTCGTAGACACGCAATCTGTGATCGATGCTATGAAGGGAGCGGCCCTTGTCTGGCTCGAATCCCCAACGAATCCAGGATTAGATGTCGCCGATCTCATGAGCATCATTGCGGCAGCAAAAAAGCTTGGAATTGGAGTTGGCGTCGATAACACTTTTGCGACGCCGTTGGTGCAAACACCGTTGGCGATGGGAGCCGATATCGTGATGCACTCGGTCACTAAGTTTTTATCCGGCCATAGCGATGTACTTATGGGCTCACTTTCAACAAAAGATCCAGCACTTCTTAAAAGGCTGCAGGATTCTCGAAGCTTTAACGGTTCAATACCAGGGCCTTTTGAAACATGGTTGGCCCTTCGAGGGCTTCGGACATTTCCACTGCGCTTTAATAAATCACAGGAAAGCGCTAAAACTCTTGTCGAGAAGTTGAAAGCTCACCCAAAGATTTCTCGTGTTCGATATCCGGGATTTGGTGCAATCATCTCCTTTGAAGTAAATGGTACAGCCGAAGAAACACAAAAAATCTGTGAATCATCTACTTTAATAGCACATGCAACCAGTCTTGGAGGAGTCGAATCTCTCTGGGAGCGCCGTCGTAGATGGCCCATGGAAAGCCTCTCAGTTCCTGAGCAGTTAATCCGACTATCGGTTGGGTGTGAGCATGTTGATGATATTTGGAGTGATATTAACCTTGCGCTCGCGGCTATCTAG
- a CDS encoding glycoside hydrolase family 13 protein codes for MKSTPWWKEAVIYQIYPRSFCDSNGDGDGDLAGITSRLEYVQKLGVDAIWLSPFYTTPNKDGGYDVANPRDVDPRFGNLEDAKLLINHAHELKLRVIADIVPNHFSDQHAWFQAALKAGRGSPERNRFHFYDAKPDGSPPNNWISLFGGPSWTRVEDGQYYLHLFDSSQPDLNWENSEVNDDFETTLRFWLDLGVDGFRIDVAHGLVKEEIQENHPDPAGLSEALRLDVEMETSKRNALLESVPYFDRQGVHEIYRTWRRLFDSYGNRDVMAVAEAWVHPPINATLYVRPDELHQVFNFDLLTAPFEGAFLYDVITRSLQLNATVNALPTWALSNHDSPRVASRIGDAESRALALFVFALPGSAYVFAGQELGLPDGELRDSDRVDPSFIRTNGAIKGRDGARVPLPWSGSHPPFGFTTGKPWLPMSQSWKSLTVESEMDNSKSALAMYRSALELRALHLTGTGDISWLESPLHGSMRSDLLIFKRGSITVAMNLSTKAQEIELQGVPLIISSGELENHAGTTLIPALSCMWCLN; via the coding sequence ATGAAATCAACGCCTTGGTGGAAAGAAGCGGTGATTTATCAGATTTATCCCCGCTCTTTCTGCGACAGTAATGGCGATGGCGATGGCGATTTGGCCGGAATTACATCCCGCTTAGAGTACGTACAAAAACTTGGCGTTGACGCAATTTGGTTGAGCCCTTTTTACACCACTCCCAATAAGGATGGCGGTTATGACGTCGCCAATCCGCGCGATGTTGATCCACGTTTTGGAAATTTAGAGGATGCAAAGCTTCTCATTAATCATGCGCATGAATTAAAGCTTCGAGTTATAGCCGACATAGTCCCAAACCATTTTTCTGATCAGCATGCATGGTTTCAAGCGGCATTAAAAGCCGGTCGAGGTTCACCAGAGCGAAACCGTTTCCACTTCTACGATGCTAAACCAGATGGCTCTCCACCTAATAACTGGATTTCACTCTTTGGCGGACCATCATGGACACGAGTAGAGGATGGTCAGTACTACCTGCACCTTTTTGATTCATCCCAGCCAGATTTAAACTGGGAGAACTCCGAGGTTAATGATGACTTCGAAACGACGTTGAGGTTTTGGTTGGATCTTGGTGTCGATGGTTTCCGAATTGATGTCGCGCATGGATTAGTAAAGGAAGAGATTCAAGAGAATCATCCGGATCCAGCTGGATTGAGTGAGGCCCTTCGTTTAGATGTCGAGATGGAGACTAGCAAACGTAACGCACTATTAGAGAGCGTTCCATATTTTGATCGCCAAGGCGTGCATGAGATTTATCGAACATGGAGAAGGCTCTTTGACTCGTACGGTAATCGAGATGTCATGGCTGTTGCTGAGGCCTGGGTTCATCCGCCTATCAATGCAACCCTCTATGTTCGCCCTGATGAGTTACATCAAGTCTTTAACTTCGATTTACTAACTGCTCCTTTTGAAGGAGCATTCCTATACGACGTTATTACCCGATCACTCCAACTCAATGCGACGGTAAATGCATTACCTACCTGGGCGTTGAGCAACCATGACTCACCCCGTGTTGCCTCAAGAATTGGCGACGCTGAGTCTAGAGCGCTGGCGTTGTTTGTTTTCGCACTTCCCGGTTCGGCGTATGTATTTGCAGGTCAAGAGTTAGGTCTACCTGATGGCGAACTTCGCGATAGCGATCGAGTGGATCCCTCTTTTATCAGAACAAATGGCGCAATTAAGGGGCGGGATGGCGCACGGGTACCCCTACCTTGGAGTGGATCTCATCCGCCATTTGGTTTTACGACAGGTAAGCCTTGGCTACCAATGAGCCAATCATGGAAATCGCTGACGGTAGAAAGTGAAATGGATAACTCGAAAAGCGCTCTCGCTATGTACCGAAGTGCACTGGAACTTCGAGCACTTCACTTAACGGGCACTGGTGATATTTCATGGCTCGAATCGCCATTGCATGGGTCAATGAGAAGTGACCTCCTCATCTTTAAACGTGGTTCCATCACTGTAGCAATGAATCTCTCAACTAAGGCGCAAGAAATTGAACTTCAAGGCGTTCCTCTCATCATTAGTTCGGGAGAGTTAGAAAACCATGCTGGCACAACGCTAATTCCTGCACTCTCATGTATGTGGTGCCTTAACTAA
- the raiA gene encoding ribosome-associated translation inhibitor RaiA, giving the protein MKIQIHTRNADLAEDFREIVEEKLNSMERFSITIERVEVEILHEANPRQGKNSHRVILTSHGAGPLIKSEAAEFNDLAAFDSAVKAFALQIRKIHERTKDYDRETLRKRKSAN; this is encoded by the coding sequence ATGAAGATTCAAATTCATACACGTAATGCAGATTTAGCCGAAGACTTTAGAGAAATTGTCGAAGAAAAACTTAACTCTATGGAGCGATTCAGCATCACCATTGAACGAGTAGAGGTTGAAATTCTTCATGAAGCCAACCCTCGCCAAGGGAAAAACTCACATCGAGTAATTTTGACATCACACGGTGCCGGCCCTCTCATAAAGTCAGAGGCCGCTGAGTTTAACGATTTAGCGGCATTTGATTCGGCGGTGAAAGCATTTGCATTGCAGATCCGAAAAATTCATGAACGAACTAAAGACTACGATAGAGAAACATTAAGAAAGAGAAAGAGCGCAAACTAA
- a CDS encoding response regulator transcription factor: protein MAELIMIVDDEPGVRALLKDTLSIAGFDVVEANDGMAALTLLRTHKPVLMVIDINMPLMDGFELVERLRATNDLTPVLMLTAREDKSDIARGLKIGADDYVIKPFGIEELILRIKAILRRSYKTTVGPALLICGPITIDDEQHSVTFNGEEVDLSPTEYRLLQILIEKKGRVLTKKLLLDEVWGITFDSESTVTDTYISYLRKKFHRDGFEGIKTIRGVGFQIQEPKQG from the coding sequence ATGGCTGAATTAATAATGATTGTTGACGATGAGCCCGGGGTTCGGGCACTCCTGAAAGATACGCTCAGCATCGCCGGATTTGATGTGGTTGAGGCCAACGATGGCATGGCCGCCCTCACCCTTTTGCGCACCCATAAACCCGTCCTTATGGTGATCGATATAAATATGCCTCTGATGGATGGTTTTGAACTCGTCGAAAGACTTCGAGCAACTAATGATTTAACGCCTGTCTTAATGCTGACTGCACGTGAAGATAAAAGCGATATTGCCAGGGGCTTAAAGATTGGCGCTGATGATTATGTTATTAAACCCTTTGGAATCGAAGAGTTAATTTTGCGGATTAAAGCCATACTACGGCGTTCATATAAAACAACCGTTGGTCCAGCGCTATTAATCTGTGGTCCAATAACAATCGATGACGAACAGCACTCAGTCACTTTTAACGGAGAAGAAGTCGATCTTTCGCCCACAGAGTATCGACTCTTGCAGATTCTAATTGAAAAAAAGGGGCGCGTTTTAACTAAAAAATTGCTGCTCGATGAAGTCTGGGGAATTACTTTTGATTCTGAAAGCACCGTGACCGATACATATATTTCATACCTGCGTAAGAAATTTCATAGAGATGGTTTTGAGGGGATAAAAACTATTCGAGGTGTAGGTTTTCAGATCCAGGAGCCAAAGCAAGGTTAA
- a CDS encoding histidine kinase dimerization/phospho-acceptor domain-containing protein, with protein MKSKTRQILSTVALISILSFLIGGFAIWGSYTSEISIIENQLNIVVNDVKLSSDDPLTSALFSVSQNNFDMTVAFQSSTGEIAILKQSKKAVLGTTTKLKTRTIRLQAGEKLLIATSVVDIDKNLTRNLWRLLIFFLFANVIASFISLSISRSGALAIERAHREKMQEFLGDAAHELRTPLTVVKGYAELLKNKALDSERETSAFERLNVEIQRMESLIADLLILAELGEEEPIEFSEVNLSELVSENVRDFQVIAPQHHLELDLEAGVTIQGSEKYLQRFIANALTNIRVHTDASAPVRVTLKAGREIKLVVEDGGAGLPETSYGERIQGLKRFDRSRSRVTGGSGLGMSIMSAVIERHGGTLALKKSDLGGLAIEVQLART; from the coding sequence ATGAAGAGCAAAACTCGACAGATTCTTTCGACAGTTGCGCTTATCTCAATCCTTTCTTTTCTAATTGGTGGATTCGCCATCTGGGGGTCCTACACTTCAGAGATATCGATTATTGAAAACCAGTTAAATATTGTTGTCAATGATGTTAAGTTAAGTTCTGACGATCCGTTAACCTCCGCGCTTTTTAGCGTCTCTCAAAATAACTTTGATATGACGGTTGCTTTTCAATCTTCAACCGGCGAAATAGCTATTCTTAAACAGTCTAAGAAGGCTGTCCTTGGCACGACAACTAAGTTGAAAACGCGGACTATCCGACTTCAAGCAGGGGAAAAACTGCTGATAGCGACATCCGTAGTTGATATCGACAAAAATCTCACTCGGAACCTGTGGCGGCTTTTGATATTTTTCCTGTTTGCAAATGTGATTGCATCTTTTATTTCCTTGTCAATTAGTCGTTCTGGTGCGTTGGCGATAGAACGAGCTCATCGCGAAAAGATGCAGGAGTTTCTAGGTGATGCCGCTCATGAACTTCGTACTCCTTTGACAGTGGTTAAAGGGTATGCCGAGTTATTGAAGAATAAAGCACTAGATAGCGAACGAGAGACATCGGCTTTTGAGCGATTAAATGTTGAAATTCAACGCATGGAGTCATTAATTGCAGATTTACTTATTTTAGCTGAGTTAGGTGAGGAGGAGCCAATTGAGTTTTCTGAGGTTAATCTTTCAGAGCTAGTAAGCGAAAATGTAAGAGATTTTCAAGTAATAGCACCCCAGCATCATCTCGAGCTAGATCTTGAAGCTGGAGTAACCATTCAAGGATCAGAGAAATATTTGCAGAGATTTATTGCCAATGCGCTCACAAATATTAGAGTGCATACTGACGCCAGCGCGCCAGTACGAGTAACACTTAAAGCGGGGAGAGAAATAAAACTGGTTGTTGAAGATGGTGGTGCTGGACTGCCTGAGACTTCGTATGGCGAACGAATTCAAGGCTTAAAGCGATTTGATCGATCTAGATCACGTGTGACCGGTGGGAGTGGACTCGGAATGTCCATCATGAGTGCGGTGATAGAGCGCCACGGAGGAACACTTGCATTGAAGAAGAGTGATCTCGGCGGTTTGGCAATTGAAGTTCAACTTGCGCGCACTTAG